A region of the Phoenix dactylifera cultivar Barhee BC4 chromosome 10, palm_55x_up_171113_PBpolish2nd_filt_p, whole genome shotgun sequence genome:
AAAAATTTTCCAAACCCAAAATTCAGTCTGGCGACTCTCATTCTATGTTGTTGAAGATGTGGCTCCACAGATTCCTATTTTGCGAGCATAATTATATTCTTAAGTaatttgacatttttttttccatctaaAAGGGATTCCCTGAAGAGCCATGCTTGCAATTGTTGAAGCTTGGAGTTAGCATTTATAATTTGGACAAAATGAGACAAAATGAGTATTGCTCTTGGAACACCATATACTTAAATCTCTCAGCAAATCAGCAATGCTGAATGGTGGCCGCTGTCATAGAAGGAGATTGCAATTCATGTTTGATGGAGAGATTAATTTTGTAAATGATTATGTCCTTTGTTGATACAATGAAGAGAGTATTAGGGAAGACGATGTACAAGAGTCGAAGAATCTATTCGAAGCCGATTTCTATGGCCTATGATTGTCTCGCAAGTCTAGGTCAAGTTCATGAACCTATATTTTTGTCATGAAGTTCATGCACCTATAGACTCGAGAAGGCGACTTGACAGATAAAGGTGGAAAAGATGATTGGTAGTTAGTTTTCAATTTGAAGTCAGCTAATGTAGCAAGTAGCAACCTTATAAAATGACAATGAACCTACACAAGGACCTAGGCATACACTTCTACACTTTCTTGAGCGAATGAAAATGGCTGCAAGAGGTCAAGCTTATATAAGTGCTATAGCAACAACAAGATGAAATCTAAGTTTGGTTCATCCTCTTAAACCAGGATTTGAGGTATTAGGGGTATTTGGACGAAGCCAATCCATTTCACAGTTTGTTTCACGCAAGCCTCTTTCTACCACAcacgaaaaaaagaaaagaaaaaaaatcatcaaatatCCACTTggaagtcaaattggcaacccAAGAAAATGCCCAATAGGAGActgaaaattctgaaaaaaaattttcagaagaTATTTCTTAGAGTTTTAGCTGCAGATTATGCTAAATTTTCAAATGAGCAGTGTTAGCAACACTCCTAAATCATCAAATATGAGAAAATCCCATTTCGGACTGACAACCACAAAGCTACTAGCAAGATGAGCAATGGGAAGCATTTGTTAAGCAACTCTTTTTTAGTGAGGTTTCTACATGACCGAATCATTTCTGTTTTTAACCATCAAATTACAAGTTTGTAGTTAAAGACTTGAAAGGACTTGGTGAGTTAGAGATATATTTAGAGCCATCATTGAATTAAGCTTTTGAGGTAAAATATTCTCATTGCCTGCAAGGTTGTCTTGGTAATAGCTGGTTAGAGATGCACCGCACCACCCTCTTCGAACTTATTATTAAATCAGCACTCAACTGGGAAACATGAGGCTACGAAGGTACGAGGATTCCTAAAATTTTCCTATGATGTTGTTAGTGATGATACATGTGACTTGGCTTGAACTTTTAAGGCTGTCATGGATGAGGCATGAGAGCCAACGTGTTGTACCTCATAAAGCTATCTAAAAgactaaaagaaaacaaaaaaatgaggAACTTTAATTAAGGCATGACACGCAAACAAAGTAGCTTCATGTACTAATTTGTTCCCTATTTGTGTGTATATGTATTAATAAAACCGTTGTTTTGTAGTTTGTTCaagaaaatcaaaggaaaaataagaaattgtgaTGTCAGAAACTTTTAAGTGACATGCAATATTAATTCTAATCCATTTCTCCTATAATTGAATCATGTCATAAGTTTCCTCGCCAGTTGATCAGAATGATATTATCCCAAAAACTCATGGGATAGATACATGGTCTCATATATTCACTAATCATCAGATCAGTCAACAGGGTCCAATGCAAGCTGCCAAAAATAAGACATTGATGGCAAAATGGTTCTTCAACAAGTGATAGGCTCCAGTTAACAGTTCCGTAGGTTTGGTAGCTCAATTGGGCTCATATTGTATTCTGTTCAAAGTTAAATAGATCAATGCACCAAAATCCCATGCCATCAGTTCTCCACTCTTCGTAGAGTTTTGTTAATCCCTGTTCAAATCAAACAGAATAATTGGTATTAACTTTGATGGAACTGTTAGCTCAAACAAGGCTGGTGCAGGTTTCCTGATTTGGGATCATGATGGTAAAGTGCTACTTGCATCATCGATTCCGGTGGACACCTCATTTGTTCCACAAGCTGAGATTATGGTGGACTCTATCGATGGTAAATCTTATTCAGAAGGAGTGATTTATAGTTGAAGATGTGAGGATTCGGATGAATGTTTAGCTCCACAACTTATTCGTCGaaaagatcttgagtacttacacaaaaaaattaaaaaaatactttctgaCTAGCCATTTTGAATGAGGTCCTCCGTTGTTATAGAAGATAATTCCATGATATTGTCAATTGGATCAATGGCTAGGGTTCCTCTATTCATCATGCTCTGAGGCAAATCAGGAGGATCTGCTTAAAAATGGAGTATTTCACATGTTCCCATCTTCTTCGTGACCCAAGACATCTCATATTCCAATAGCTAAATTCTAACAATGCGGAAGGAAAAGCTTTCTATCCGTACAATCTTTGTTATTTATCATGTTTTATGAGCACACCCACAACTCCAATTGCTTTTATTGGAATTCTTTGTTGTTCCTCATTTGATTATGAATGTTTCTTGAATTTCGGATTCTTACCGAATAGTTAGTGTcaaagaaaatatgaagaccCATGAATTCTGGCGTTTCCTAGTTAccatatttttatctttttggcCGCGGGGAGCGGGGGATGTGTCCTTCATTATGATATACTTTGCTTTCGCCTCCACTTGGCGCCCGTGGCCTAATGGATAAGGCGTCTGACTTCTAATCAGGCGATTGTGGGTTCGAGTCCCACCGGGCGTGAGAATTTTTGCTGCGTAGATTTTTTACATAAATTGGAATTGCTTTATCTAAGTGATCCTCTATAGATGAATGCAGTACTGTgcttattttttcattttttgtttattatttctACTAAGAAATTATTGGGTTCTTTAactaatcaaaaataaaattcacaAGGTCCTAGatgtttcattattattatcaaCATTATTCATATGAAAAAATTctagatatattttttatattctcatgaaattttaaaatccaaGACTTGTAGTAGAAAATTGCTTTTTGATTACTTAGTATAACACACTAGTTTTCTCCTTTTGATCACTTGAGCTTGTACAACCCTACATGACAGGATAGTTGGGCTGATATAGCCTGTTTGGTATGGGTTATTGGCTGATGCTTGGACTAGTTGggctttgattatatttttgagTAGAAGAGttttatattttctcttttattttaataaattcgAATGCTTATTCTAGACCTCCTTTCCAATCAAAAAAAACTCCTACATACATCGAATATAAAGGTTATGGATATAAAAACCTTCATTCATTTCAACTCTCCCTTCCATTGAAGTGGGCAgaggatttcttttctttttttgttggaaAAGTTGGTAGATATTACATTGGTAAGTACTAGAAAAAAGTCTCCAcgtagactgggtcgcctcttttgtGGCCCAGCATCCGGGTGGAGTAATTTGGACCAGGGTTACATATATACCTCACTCTCTGtatcatcttttttcttttgatttggcaGGTTGTACTCATGTGAAATCTATATGAACGCCgttttcaaccaaaaaaaaaaaaaaaagtctccaCCTTCGTTGCAATATAAGGCATTTGAGGATGACATTAACCCACCAAGGTCACTGTTTCTCCATTGGGCATTCAATTCGTATCTCTTCCCAACCCACCAACTTTGATCTATcttgctaattttttttttttaaactcaacattttttttctctacTCTTCTGTTTTATGATATTATTCCCCTTTGCTTCTTTAGGATTTTAGAGGATCCCTGTTCTCTTGGTTTGTCATGAACTTAAAGTAGTGTGACAGAGAGGAGTCAGAGAAAGGTCTTTCTATTTCTTGTAATGATGATTTGACAAACTTTTTGTGCACCTGCAGTATGTTGAGGAGCAGCAGTGAGGATTTTGTGGAGCAGCATATCAATAAAGCCGAGAGCTTGGCGATGGCTGTGAGGAAAAAAGAGCAAGGGAGTTAGGTGGGTGCCCGTTCAGTAcaagatggcagaagaattTCTGGCTTCTAGCCTGACTCAGTAGGACAAACACTTACTCTTAACTTTTATCCTATATGCTGTATTGCTGCTCCATAAAGAAAGATCCGACTTAACCCTACCTGTGCAGTTCTAATGGCATGCGTGACTTACACTGTGCTCCTCTGGCTAAATATGTTAGAAAGTTGTAGCTTTCTTTTCATCTACATATAAAAGATTTTACCTCTCAGAAAACATCTCATAACTCTATcaacttctttttttaaaatttttaaaaagtatGTTATAAAGTGCTGGTGATAAAGTTTGCTAATGAGGGTTGGAACAATGACATGGCATGAAGTCATATCCTTGTCTAATTTTGGGTTGGATTTCCTCCTTAGTCCTCAGATGTAATTTGGATAGACCAACTAGATTCTCTCATTGATTGCGCTAAAAATCTGTATTGGATAGACCAAAGTACTTAATTCTCTCTGTTACTTCTTCCCTTCTACAGATTTCAGATTACTAGTACATGATGTATGCTTCCATCTCAGTCTCAGGTGGAGGTAAAGTATCTGATGTTTTTGTCTTGAGTATCATGGTTTTCAACTGTACTTGAAGTATCAGCTGCACTTGGTTCTCTTCTTGAATGGTGCAGAGGAAGCTTCAGGAGCAGGGCTTGAATATGTTGGAACTCTATGTAACTCCTTCCCAAATGTCCTAATCCCTGCACATACCTGCTTTCTTTTTTGCTTCGTTATATCAATAAATTCTGGTGGCTTTTGCCTccttttccatcaaaaaaataaagattgtACTGAAGATCTGTACTCAGATCTTGACTTTATATTAAAGAGTGGCCCCCAAATGTGCAGCTCATCAGTTTCTTCTAGGCCTCCCCTTCCACCAGTGAAGAATGCTGGGAACTATAGTAGATCCCGAGTTATGAAAATAATGACATTTGAAAGATGTGAAGCTACAAATTTGTAGCATTGTGTGCAGAAGAGGCAATATCAGAAATTGCATTCATCACACTTCAATAATCGACCATTCAATTACCAACACTTCAACAATCCAATTATACTCTTCTTTCGTATCAAAAATACTCCAAACATGGTCCACTAACGTCCAGCCTACGTATGTATATCGTATATAATATGCATGGCTTTTGATCCAGCCATGGCATGGCCAGCATGAAGCCTTTGTTATTATACATTTATCTACTTCTGAACTCTTGATGCCTGTCTTGATCCAGCTACATTGCATAACAACTTAATACCCAGTTAGCCAGAGTTGTCCATCCATTTTTCCCCATCCCCTTGCTCATGCAGGATTGGAAGCTCTAAAATTATATTCTACATTGTATGCACCATATGACCGTGCATGCAGCCAATCACAGCCGCCTATATTTGTGAGCCCTATTCATCAAGCGCTCTTCTTAAAGCATCTCTACATAAATCGAGCAGCTATGATTGGCTCTATAATTAAGGACCAAATGCTACGTTTACATTGAGTtgatcaaagaaaatgcagtgATCTTTGAGGCTTGATCCAAGACAAGCTCAGAGATCATATACTGTAATATATAATAAATGCGAGCATTTTCGCATAGCAAACAGACTTTCTGAAAACGATGACTTCAGCAAAGTGTAGTAGTAATCGTGCAGATCATATGAACCAGCTGGCCAGCATTTACCATTATTCTGCTGATGCTTGAGGGTTGAAAATTTTCGTACTAAAGTCTGGATAGTAATTCCCGTGACggataaattaaaaatagaCGGAACTAATCTGGCTCCCAGCTGCAATCGATCACGTCCACCAAGTGGGCCGAGCCTGTCCTCTGACCCAATCCACTATCCAAGTTGGCTTTCGGCTCAAATAATAATAACCACAACGTTAAGGCAAGCACGAATTGCAGCCGACCAAAACCTCAGGTGGTCCCCAGAGACCACCACCCTATCTCCTGCGAATCTTGACACCGCCAACCACTAAGATTTGCCATCAGGACAGGGATTCCACACCtcctttaaaacttaaaaaatatattaaaactcAGTTCTCAACTCCTTTAATCGTAAAATTTATGCCTTTTTCCGTCTCTTTCAATCaaatcataaataaataaataaatagatcccACCAGCATGGTCCACAGAGAAGCATCAACCTCTTGCCCCTTAATATCAGACAGCTACCTACAGGATGTGGCTCTACTTTTGCAACATTAGCTCCATTTACACTTTTATTAGTTTATAGTTCCATTTAGAATCCATACAACTAGATAGACGCCAACGCCAAGCCCTGGACATAAGAGTCCAACCCATTATGCCCAGAACTAAATGCCCATGCAATCAGGCCagctttgtttattttttgcaCCGACTTCTCATACCATGTGCGAGTacaaccaataaaatcaaaaaaaaaaaactagcgaagagaataaaaaaacaTCTTCTTGCATAATGAAGCTATCCAGCTGGCTGCTGTGTTTGTCATGAGTAGCCCTAAAGAAGTCTCGATCCCTGCCATCCTTCGGATATCACGATCAGTCCATCTTTTTATCAAACTAGACATCagagcaaggtccgccgtaccggtaccggtcggcgtaccggtggccggccggaccggtacggtaccggtccggtccggtacgtaccagctggtaccggtcccgtaccggtcggtacggggtggtttcaaaaaccacagcgcgcggcgctgtggttctaaaaaaaaaaaaaaaaatcgtaccggtgcgcaccggtacgaggccggtacgggctccgaaccggccggtacgggcccgaaccggccggtacgggcccgaaccgACCGGTACGcacccgaaccggccggttcggataaaaaaccgggaaataccgttccggtaccggtccacggccggaccggtacgtaccggcccacggccggaccggtacgtaccggtcggtacgggccgatACGGCATTCCATGCATCAGAGCAATTCTCTTAAAATATTGAAAGCTTATGCAATTTAGCTTGAGGTTCTTTTTGCTGGCTATTTAACAATAATTCctgtttgcaaaaaaaaaaaaaaaagcttgatttttttttcctaccaCTTCATTTATCTTCCTATCCTGCATGTAAAACACTACCAAGTATGATCAAATTATGCATAAGTTTCTTCACATTGTGTACTAGGCAACTAAAAATGAGATAACTTCCCCAGCATTTCAAGATCACTTTTTTATCCCCTTTTACGTAAGCAGGTATGCAATTGAAGCTTTCCTTGTGTCTAAGACACGACTAAGAGGATATCTAGCATCCGTCCTACATTAGACACGAGGTTAAAAaagtatttaattaattaatgagtTAGAGATAAGCGAAAAGGTTGAGGGCTGGAGAGCGCGTGCGTCCGCTCTGCCGCATGGGTCCCACAGCCGCGCTTTTTCGTCCGGCTAAAAATTCCGGATTTATCtgcgataaataaataaaaaaaatccgaATTTATAATTTATTCGTAACTTATATCGTTTTCCTGGTGATAATAGTCGGGAACTTAAACTCGGTACTAAAATAGCCGACaccattcccaaatccgaaaGCAGCACTCAGAAACCGCCGGTGACGTCACAGTGTCCTCACCGCTTACCGGAGTGGGCCCCGCATCCCCACTATCCTCGGCGCGCCGTAGAACTTACTCTCATTTATATCCGAGACGGATGGCTCTtggattaatagatgatgacgtGGCCGGTATCCAAGGCAGCACGGCGCCATCCGCCCTTCCCAGCGGTCTGATGCGCAGAGATTACCTCTGATCCAACGGCGAGGGTCGCTTAAATTCCCATCAACTCTGATCCCGTACGAGAACGGACTGGCTCATCAGATCCCGATGTGGTTcgtaaaattaaaattagttgGAGCTTGCGTCTCGTaccggcaaaaaaaaaaaaaaaaaagttcgtcAGGCGCACGTTAGCGAGTCGCGCCAATGATGACCAATACCATGATTAGCGTGATTAGAGGTGTATTTATAGAGGGAACAGGAGATTAAGGTGTGATTAGGGTCCGCTtgtcttaaaaaagaaaaaaaaaacgggGAACAGGGACCCGCAACGGCATGGGAACAAAAGCCTGACCTGCATCCGGCCGCAGTCGTCCATACGCGGATCCCGTCACCCCCGGTCCACGGATCCTGCCATGGGTCCATCCATCAGACGGCCACCACGCGCCCCCGCCTTCTGCCATCCCACACGTGGTGGGGCCCGGCGCCTCACGGTTATCAAACCATGGGCCATTTGGAGGCGGTGTGGGGAACGATTTAACTAAGGCCAATCGAGCACCGACACGTGAACAGCTACTGCCTACGGTTAGTCTAATCAACGACGTGACTTGGCGCCCTCTCCGAGCAATCCATCAGGGCTTGCCACGTTTCTGATATCACGTGATCTTTCCCTCCGCCGTCTTAAATCCGTTTCACGGTCGGGTAGTCCGCCTTGGCGGCGAGATCCAATTTAATGTAGGTTCTAAATCTTTTAAATTTTGCGTTGTCCTGCGCGACTTTTGTTGTCTACTTTTACCGCCAGTTAGtttgaaaggaaaaagaaaacaggGGTGGGGATTTCATTTATAAAGGCTTAATTTCTGCGTCGCCCGCAGTGGAAAACCCTCCACATTGGTTTGCTTTAGGCCTAACGAGAAAGCgatagtgagagagagagagaggagggaaagGCGGTGGGATTTTTTGGAGATGGATTTAAGCGTGGTGCTGTACGGGGAGACGGGGAGAAGTAAAGTGGATCGGGGAAGAGAGCCGAGGGCGGCGGATCTCGGCGCcagcggcggcggtggcggggAGAAGTATAGAGAGTGTATGAGGAACCACGCTGCGGCGATCGGCGGCCAGGCGTATGACGGGTGCGGGGAGTTCATGCccggaggggaggaggggacTCTAGAGGCGCTAAAATGCGCTGCGTGCGGCTGCCACCGGAACTTCCACCGGCGGGCTGGCTTCTCCTCTGGGGACCCTTGCGGCCCGCTCCTCCTCAAGGCGGCTCCGCCGCCGTCCGGGTTCCCTGTCTTCCTCCCGCCACCGCCGCACCCGATGCCGCTGCCCTTCCACGCGATCCgtcctcccccgccgccgccgccgccgcagcctACGGCCTGTCAGGTAGATCGGAGCAGAGTCGGGTCGGAGACGCCGCCCCggccggaggaggcggcggcggcgtcaGAGGGGCCGCGCGGAGCTGCTCGGAAGCGGTATCGGACCAAATTCACCCAAGAACAGAAGGAGAAGATGCAAGCGTTCGCGGAGAAGCTGGGGTGGCGGATCCAGAAGCACGACGTCGTCGCACTTGAGGAGTTCTGCGTCGAGGTCGGCGTAAAGCGTCACGTGCTCAAGGTGTGGATGCACAACAACAAgaatcacctctcctcctcctcctcctcctcctccgtcgccgtcgccgtctccgccgccgccgctcccAAACCCGACGCCACGTCCGCCCCTCCCATCCGCGTCTAATCCCACTCTCCGCCCACGATAATTAAAATAATGTCGTATCGTCGAACAATAATAACGACTCTTGTTTCATTTTCCCtcggttttctttttcttttcctgaaaAAAAGAGCCGGAGAGATTAGGGggatttattttataatatattagaCGAGCATAGGGACTGACAACCTCCGGGAGGAGCTGTATATTTTGGGTCATTCCATCCGGATTTTCTTATAATATTAATCACGAGAATCCCTTCCTCCGCTCCTAGTTAGTTCTCCCAAGTCAGGTGAttaatatttttgagattgttatgatatttatttgtttgttatgACGATGTTAAAATCTAATTTGAGGAATGTGTTGGAGTTAGCGACCAGCATGGGTGCGGTGCCATGTTTCCTCGTCCGTGACTCCGTGAGTATGGGTGTTTTTTGTGCATTTGTTTGTCTGTCACCTGCTAACCGGACCGGTTTACCGTACAGGGTGTCGCCGGATCTTTGCACCGAGATACTGTCGATCTAGTAGGGTCTGACGGCGACGGGGAAGGGCATGGACGGGGAAACGCGTTTCGTTAGGGCGTGAGGGAGGGGAAACGGGGTTGGAGGGTTTGTTTGCCCGGGTTCGCGGCCCCGTCTGTTTGGGCCCTTGGGTACAGTCGTACAGTCGTAGCAAGCTGGGAAGCGGTCGTGGAGCGTGACAAGGACGCAAGCTACGAGTCTTACACCAGGTTCAAAATTAGAGGCTGTTGCATTTATGGCTTGGTTCAGAATAAATTTCAAATTCAGAACCCAGCTAGCCATCATTTGAACGCAGttgtttgatttcttttactcATTTCTGTTAACCTTATTGGATCGTCTGATTGAAATTAGTTCCTCAATCTCTAATCTTAGATTTGGTCGAGCCCCGAATTGAGTGCCGAACATGGGCTAGAAAGTTTTCATGCAGCTTGAATTAATTGCCATCGTTTTTTCGTATCGTAAATCAGTTCTCCATGGTTTCGTTGGGCTTGAGAGAAGAATTCGGGGTCTCTTCCATATGATGATGATGGGGAAAGCAGGAATTGAGATAGATATGTGCACTGCATACAGCATGATTTGGGAATTGGTTGACTCGGTGCCTCGTTACGCCATGCAAACATTAGCCTGCCTGATGATTAGATGCTAAAAGAAATTGAAATGGCAAAGATCTCTTGAGTGTCACAAAATATTGCTGTAACAGAGATGTGATACTGTTCTAACGGAATTTTGCATCAATTGCCAGATCCTTGGACCCCATGGTCGTCGATACTTTAACTCGTCCCACCAATGCGCGACATCTCAGATATGGCAACCCTAAATAGTTTGGGGACAAGTAGAGCAGTTGCATGGACGTGAGCTTCTTAACCAGACAACTCTCCATGATTAGAATACCATTAATGAGCCACACTGGCTGAACAAGCTTGCATTTCTAACTACACCCCTGGTCTGCAACTACTAATCAAAAGAGAGCTATCAGCTTCCGTCCCACTGAAAAGAGAGTCCCAACATTTTTTTTAGCTCAGTAATCAAATGACAGGAAACCTAAATTCCAGAGCATTTCTCAAATGCAAGGCTTCTGCCCTGAAACTTCCTCCCCATCTAATCAAAATACATACAAACGCTTGGTACACTGAAACGCAACAATCACGCGGATGCAGGTGCCGCAGTCTGACTTGTTAAATAAAACACCTTGTGGCAGGAATAAGAATATCATGGAAGTGACCTATAACAAATTCAAGGGAATAAAGGATTAGAGCAGCTTATAGCGCTGTTGGCCATGCTAATGGGCCAAATTCTCATCCAGATCTAACCCCCTCCCTTGCACCCATGCATCTCATCCCTTCATGTTCCTGAATAAAAATCCTTTTAACTCCTACGAATCCATAAAACTGCGTACATATCTGTGATGCTGGCTGCAAATTCTCATTAGGAGTACAATCAAGATCAGATAAAGGTATTTTTGGTAAATAAAAACACAGAATGAGATACCAGCAGAAACCTCATATGCCCAAAAGAAGTCAAATGTTATTCCAGATCTCCACCAGCTGATGCAATAAAATCTAGCAAGCTCTGATGTGTTAAATATAAAAAGAATAGAAGGTAGGTACAAAAACCAACCGTCGTAATTCAAAGCCCCATATCCATACCGTTATGGAAGTGTAAGACCTGTCAGAATGACTCTTCATGCACCTGATT
Encoded here:
- the LOC103719951 gene encoding zinc-finger homeodomain protein 8-like translates to MDLSVVLYGETGRSKVDRGREPRAADLGASGGGGGEKYRECMRNHAAAIGGQAYDGCGEFMPGGEEGTLEALKCAACGCHRNFHRRAGFSSGDPCGPLLLKAAPPPSGFPVFLPPPPHPMPLPFHAIRPPPPPPPPQPTACQVDRSRVGSETPPRPEEAAAASEGPRGAARKRYRTKFTQEQKEKMQAFAEKLGWRIQKHDVVALEEFCVEVGVKRHVLKVWMHNNKNHLSSSSSSSSVAVAVSAAAAPKPDATSAPPIRV